The Citrifermentans bemidjiense Bem genome window below encodes:
- a CDS encoding carbon starvation CstA family protein, which translates to MNSLTLIFVTACLFAIAYRFYGLFLANKVLNLREERETPAVLCGDGHDYLPTNKYVLFGHHFAAIAAAGPLLGPVLAAQFGFLPGALWILVGAVLAGGVHDMVVLFASVRHKGKSISVIAEAEIGKVAGKVASIAVLFILILTLAGLCIAVVNAMFNSPWGTFTVFATIPIAMIMGTYLQKIRPGDIRGGSLIGVVLLALAIYAGPYVAADPTLASVFTFSRKQLALILPAYGFAASALPVWFLLVPRDYLSTYLKIGTIGALALGIALVHPQLHMPAITPYFFGGGPIINGAAFPFLFITIACGALSGFHAIIGTGTTPKMIANERDVLFVGYGAMLVEGFVAVMALIAACVLLPGDYFAINAAPAAYAKLGLAPINLPDMAAQVGEQVQGRPGGAVTLAVGMAYIFSSLPFMKGMMAYWYHFAIMFEAVFILTAVDAGTRVGRYLLQEMLGKVYAPFADNAWTPGIILTSALFTSAWGYLVYTGDISTIWPLFGMSNQLLATCALIVGTTMLIRLGKLKFAWVTAGPGLFMMPICMWAGYLNVTQNFLPKGLYLLASLSVILMILMTIVFVEAFRRWYALLRIGKTVFDSHGDQVLALAMEREESEVVLPAQE; encoded by the coding sequence ATGAACTCTTTAACCCTGATTTTCGTAACCGCATGCCTCTTCGCCATCGCATACCGTTTCTATGGACTGTTCCTGGCGAACAAGGTCTTGAATCTGCGCGAGGAGCGGGAGACGCCGGCTGTCCTCTGTGGGGATGGACATGACTACCTGCCGACCAACAAGTATGTCCTGTTTGGTCATCACTTTGCCGCCATTGCCGCAGCCGGGCCGCTTCTGGGGCCGGTGCTGGCGGCCCAGTTCGGATTCCTCCCTGGCGCACTCTGGATTTTGGTCGGCGCGGTGCTGGCAGGTGGGGTGCACGACATGGTCGTGCTGTTCGCCTCGGTCCGGCATAAGGGGAAAAGCATATCGGTTATCGCCGAAGCCGAGATTGGCAAGGTTGCGGGTAAGGTGGCCTCCATCGCTGTGCTTTTCATCCTGATTCTGACATTAGCGGGACTCTGTATCGCCGTCGTCAACGCCATGTTCAACAGCCCTTGGGGGACCTTTACCGTCTTTGCCACCATCCCCATCGCGATGATCATGGGAACCTACCTGCAGAAAATCCGCCCCGGCGATATCCGGGGGGGCAGCCTGATCGGCGTTGTCTTGCTGGCGCTTGCTATCTATGCCGGCCCTTACGTTGCCGCAGATCCAACCCTGGCGAGCGTGTTCACCTTCTCCAGGAAACAGCTTGCCCTGATCCTTCCGGCCTACGGCTTTGCAGCGTCGGCACTGCCGGTCTGGTTCCTGCTGGTACCCCGCGATTACCTTTCCACCTATCTCAAAATCGGCACCATCGGCGCACTGGCCTTGGGTATTGCCCTTGTCCATCCCCAGCTGCACATGCCGGCTATTACCCCTTACTTCTTCGGTGGCGGCCCGATTATCAACGGCGCAGCGTTTCCCTTTCTGTTCATCACCATTGCCTGCGGCGCCCTGTCCGGGTTCCACGCCATCATCGGCACCGGCACTACGCCCAAGATGATAGCCAATGAACGCGACGTCCTCTTTGTCGGGTATGGCGCCATGCTGGTGGAAGGTTTTGTTGCCGTCATGGCGCTGATCGCGGCCTGCGTACTGCTCCCCGGCGATTACTTCGCAATCAACGCCGCACCTGCCGCCTATGCCAAGCTTGGACTAGCTCCGATCAACCTGCCGGACATGGCAGCACAGGTAGGTGAGCAGGTTCAGGGACGTCCCGGAGGCGCCGTCACCCTGGCGGTGGGCATGGCCTATATCTTCTCATCCTTGCCGTTCATGAAGGGGATGATGGCTTACTGGTATCACTTCGCAATAATGTTCGAAGCGGTCTTCATCTTGACCGCCGTCGATGCCGGTACCCGCGTGGGGCGCTATCTGCTGCAGGAGATGCTCGGCAAGGTATACGCACCATTTGCAGACAACGCCTGGACACCCGGCATTATCCTGACCAGCGCCCTGTTCACCTCTGCCTGGGGCTATCTGGTATATACCGGTGACATATCGACCATCTGGCCGTTGTTCGGCATGAGCAATCAGCTCCTCGCCACCTGTGCCCTAATTGTCGGCACAACCATGCTGATCAGGCTCGGCAAGTTAAAATTTGCCTGGGTCACCGCCGGACCCGGCCTGTTCATGATGCCTATCTGCATGTGGGCTGGGTATCTTAACGTCACGCAGAACTTCCTGCCCAAGGGGCTGTATCTTCTGGCAAGCCTGTCCGTTATCCTGATGATTCTTATGACCATTGTATTTGTGGAGGCGTTCCGGCGCTGGTACGCGCTCCTGCGGATAGGAAAAACGGTTTTCGACAGCCACGGAGATCAGGTGCTGGCACTGGCCATGGAGCGGGAAGAGTCTGAGGTTGTCCTGCCGGCGCAGGAATGA
- the dacB gene encoding D-alanyl-D-alanine carboxypeptidase/D-alanyl-D-alanine endopeptidase has protein sequence MSYLRKALGAVLSLLIISTGSPAATFAGQAAPPARTELGVASNSAARLKNDIDAILAREFLPVTSAGIKVVSLKHGDTIYEFNPRLLLVPASTQKVFTAVAALSILGPDREVATTVALDAAGARIYLKGCGDSLLSAADLATLAAAAASKLDKGREYTLAADLSCFDDLYRGMGWMWDDDEMMISPLSVNHNAVSLLVKPGAKAGAPAVVTAEPRTSYYTVQNLTRTGSAKDESSIQASRRPGERDNVVTVTGVIALGSAPQVKQASVWRPELMALTLFRDALRAQGVKVTDMTTATTPAGATEVARSSHSLEEMVRFALKTSDNVTAESLLKLLGLHGSGKRGSAEAGSAVVRRYLERQGIATDNVVVADGSGLSRYNLSSADTMIQVLRAIQRDPGLYRIFQESLPIAGIDGTLKNRMKGSCAEGNVRGKTGNMKGVSALAGYATSADGEPFAFSIIIQNYPRSGRQAREVQDRIAKLLCGFRRTP, from the coding sequence ATGTCGTATCTTCGCAAGGCCCTAGGGGCTGTGCTTTCATTACTGATTATCTCGACGGGTTCGCCTGCCGCGACCTTTGCCGGACAAGCTGCTCCCCCTGCACGGACCGAACTCGGCGTTGCCAGCAATTCCGCGGCCCGGCTTAAAAATGATATCGACGCCATCCTCGCTCGTGAATTTCTTCCCGTCACCAGCGCGGGAATAAAGGTGGTCTCGCTGAAGCACGGCGACACCATCTACGAGTTCAACCCGCGGCTTCTCTTGGTTCCCGCCTCCACTCAAAAGGTCTTCACCGCGGTTGCTGCCTTGTCCATCCTGGGACCGGACCGGGAGGTCGCCACCACTGTTGCGCTTGACGCAGCGGGGGCGAGGATCTACCTGAAAGGATGCGGTGACAGTCTGCTCTCCGCGGCGGACTTGGCGACCCTGGCCGCGGCTGCGGCTTCCAAGCTGGACAAGGGGAGGGAGTACACTCTCGCCGCCGATCTTTCTTGTTTCGACGACCTCTACCGTGGCATGGGGTGGATGTGGGACGACGACGAGATGATGATCTCTCCATTGTCGGTCAACCACAATGCCGTCTCACTCCTGGTGAAGCCTGGCGCCAAGGCGGGCGCCCCGGCCGTTGTCACGGCGGAACCTCGCACCTCCTACTACACCGTTCAAAATCTGACTAGGACCGGTAGTGCCAAGGATGAAAGCAGCATCCAGGCCTCAAGGCGCCCCGGCGAGCGGGACAATGTGGTCACGGTGACCGGAGTGATAGCGTTGGGAAGTGCTCCCCAGGTGAAACAGGCCAGCGTCTGGCGGCCGGAACTGATGGCGCTCACCCTGTTCCGGGATGCGCTCCGGGCGCAAGGGGTGAAGGTCACGGATATGACTACGGCTACCACTCCGGCGGGAGCAACCGAGGTGGCGCGCTCCTCCCATAGCCTGGAGGAGATGGTTCGATTCGCATTGAAGACCAGCGACAACGTGACAGCCGAGAGCCTGTTGAAACTGCTGGGTCTGCATGGAAGCGGAAAGCGGGGATCGGCGGAGGCGGGGAGTGCCGTGGTGCGCCGTTACCTGGAGAGGCAGGGGATAGCCACTGATAACGTGGTGGTCGCAGACGGTTCCGGCCTTTCGCGCTACAACCTTTCCAGCGCTGACACCATGATTCAGGTGTTGCGCGCCATTCAGCGCGACCCGGGGCTGTACCGGATCTTTCAGGAATCCCTTCCAATAGCAGGTATAGATGGCACGTTGAAGAACCGCATGAAGGGGAGCTGCGCCGAAGGAAACGTGCGGGGGAAAACAGGAAACATGAAAGGCGTCTCCGCTCTAGCCGGGTACGCCACCAGCGCCGACGGGGAACCGTTTGCCTTTTCCATCATCATCCAGAACTACCCCCGTTCCGGGCGGCAGGCCCGGGAGGTCCAGGATCGCATCGCGAAACTTCTCTGCGGCTTCCGCCGCACCCCCTAA
- a CDS encoding GSU3529 family protein, with protein MDLFEELKAAAAGRNEEGDFPDWLLAGVLEVANSPDLHSDHLGLVELLLAQVRDYDAYAGAGCFDASVTAGTIERTLRLMGQR; from the coding sequence ATGGATCTATTCGAGGAACTCAAAGCTGCTGCGGCCGGCAGAAACGAAGAGGGTGATTTTCCGGACTGGCTTCTCGCGGGGGTGCTGGAGGTCGCGAATTCTCCCGATTTGCATAGCGACCACCTTGGACTGGTGGAGTTGCTTCTTGCGCAGGTTCGCGATTACGACGCCTATGCCGGCGCCGGCTGCTTTGATGCGTCAGTGACTGCGGGTACAATTGAACGCACTCTTAGGCTGATGGGCCAGCGGTAG
- a CDS encoding TlpA family protein disulfide reductase, translating to MARLTCCFSLLFAITAAIFSSGCDRKMVKVGEQAPPVSGRDIRGNQVSPETLKGKVVVLYFWTNSCCGETLKEDLEPVYRRNKDRGLAVIAVNEFDEEKDLVSIAATNRLSVPIMVDAGSTLAKDFTVFAFPTAFILDRNGTLRQKVLGQISAAKLEQLIQQVN from the coding sequence ATGGCGCGACTGACCTGCTGCTTCTCCCTGCTCTTTGCCATCACTGCGGCGATCTTTTCTTCGGGGTGCGACAGGAAGATGGTGAAGGTAGGCGAGCAAGCGCCGCCGGTCTCGGGAAGGGACATTCGCGGCAACCAGGTGTCGCCTGAGACCTTGAAAGGCAAGGTCGTTGTCCTTTACTTCTGGACTAATTCATGCTGCGGCGAAACTCTGAAAGAGGACCTGGAGCCGGTTTATCGCAGGAACAAGGACAGGGGACTGGCGGTCATCGCGGTAAACGAGTTCGACGAGGAAAAAGATTTAGTTTCTATAGCGGCAACTAACCGGCTCTCAGTTCCGATAATGGTGGATGCCGGCTCTACATTGGCGAAAGACTTCACGGTCTTTGCCTTCCCTACAGCGTTCATACTGGATAGAAACGGCACCCTAAGACAGAAGGTCCTTGGACAGATCTCGGCAGCCAAGCTAGAGCAGCTAATCCAGCAAGTCAATTAG
- a CDS encoding nitrous oxide reductase accessory protein NosL has translation MRVVREVIITCLVIAAITGFALAAPPDLDKYRTCNYCGMDRSKYGHSRMLIEYDDGTSVAACSLHCAAVDLAVNIDRTASHIYVGDYGSRKLIDAETASWVIGGSRPGVMSANAKWAFETKEGAAGFIKEHGGTLSTFDDSVSAAYLDMYKDTKAIRERHKAKHRGSSGGPR, from the coding sequence ATGAGAGTAGTGAGAGAAGTAATTATCACTTGCCTGGTCATTGCCGCAATTACCGGGTTTGCTCTGGCTGCGCCCCCTGATCTCGATAAATACCGGACCTGCAACTACTGCGGCATGGACAGGTCGAAATATGGCCACAGCAGAATGCTCATAGAATACGACGACGGCACCTCCGTGGCAGCCTGCAGCCTTCACTGTGCCGCTGTTGATCTTGCAGTCAACATTGACCGGACAGCATCACACATCTACGTAGGCGATTACGGCAGCAGGAAACTCATCGATGCGGAAACCGCCTCCTGGGTCATCGGAGGCAGCCGGCCGGGAGTGATGTCCGCTAATGCCAAGTGGGCTTTCGAGACAAAAGAAGGGGCTGCCGGATTTATAAAGGAGCATGGCGGGACGCTTAGCACATTCGATGACTCCGTCAGCGCTGCTTATCTCGACATGTACAAAGACACGAAGGCGATCAGGGAACGGCACAAAGCAAAGCATCGGGGCAGCAGCGGGGGGCCCAGATGA
- a CDS encoding nitrous oxide reductase accessory protein NosL: MIRRILNHFSVYITPFLLASLGMAANIKPDKVGPKDRCPVCGMFVARYLDFAAQVKFEDGQVFHFDGAKDMFTFYLDIPRYAPGRQMSDVTYIFVTNYYELNLIDGKKALYVAGSDVYGPMGHELIPFAHRPEAEDFLKDHEGKHLFRFQDVTPAALSKLER, encoded by the coding sequence ATGATCCGCCGCATCCTCAACCATTTCTCAGTGTATATCACTCCTTTTTTACTCGCTTCGCTGGGGATGGCTGCCAATATAAAGCCGGATAAGGTTGGGCCGAAAGACAGGTGCCCGGTCTGTGGGATGTTCGTAGCCAGATATCTCGACTTTGCCGCCCAAGTCAAATTCGAAGACGGCCAAGTGTTTCATTTCGACGGCGCAAAGGATATGTTTACCTTCTACCTGGACATCCCTCGTTATGCTCCCGGCAGGCAGATGTCCGACGTCACCTACATCTTTGTCACCAACTATTACGAGCTCAACCTAATCGACGGGAAAAAGGCCCTGTACGTCGCAGGCAGCGACGTCTATGGCCCGATGGGACACGAACTGATACCCTTTGCCCACCGGCCGGAAGCCGAAGACTTTCTGAAGGACCATGAGGGAAAGCATCTGTTCCGGTTTCAGGATGTGACGCCGGCGGCACTCTCCAAGCTTGAGCGATGA
- a CDS encoding ABC transporter permease, which yields MIERHRYILDFTLASLLRRKGKNSALLVVYILVVFVAASVLFFTHALQYEASLLLEDAPDIVVQNTLTGRQHPVPVKWRRSIGEIRGVASVAPRLWGYQYDKAFAANYTLLVPVKDEPPSGSIDIGSAISRTRNAYPGDIISLPGSDGRPHAFTIRQTLSSESQLLTGDLMVLSEKDFRELSGIPKDQATDLVLRVPNAREQRTVAAKITRLYPEARPILREEMRRTYDAVYGWRSSLLLVVFSGAGLAFFIFAWDKATGISAEERKEIGILKAIGWETSDILLMKFWEGIVISLCSFLAGSILAYFHVFASSSALFLPVLKGWSTLYPTFRLQPSIDYWQLAVLFFLTVIPYTIATIIPFWRAATIDPDVAMR from the coding sequence GTGATTGAACGCCACCGCTACATCCTCGACTTCACTTTGGCCTCCTTGCTCCGCAGGAAGGGGAAGAACTCCGCCCTTCTCGTTGTCTACATCCTTGTAGTGTTCGTAGCGGCTTCAGTTCTGTTCTTCACCCATGCCTTACAGTACGAGGCGTCGCTGCTGCTCGAAGACGCGCCCGATATCGTGGTCCAAAACACCCTGACTGGACGCCAGCATCCTGTCCCGGTCAAGTGGCGCCGGTCCATCGGCGAGATCCGCGGCGTCGCCTCTGTAGCACCAAGGCTCTGGGGGTACCAATACGATAAAGCATTTGCTGCGAACTACACCCTCCTGGTACCTGTTAAAGACGAGCCGCCGTCAGGAAGTATCGATATCGGCAGCGCCATCTCCCGCACCCGCAACGCCTATCCCGGCGATATCATCTCCCTCCCCGGAAGCGATGGCCGCCCCCATGCCTTTACCATCCGGCAGACGCTCTCCTCGGAATCGCAACTCCTGACCGGGGACCTCATGGTTCTTTCGGAGAAGGACTTCAGGGAGCTTTCCGGTATCCCCAAAGATCAGGCGACAGATCTCGTGCTGCGGGTCCCGAACGCCCGGGAGCAGCGGACCGTAGCGGCGAAGATCACCCGGCTTTACCCTGAGGCGCGCCCCATCTTGCGCGAGGAGATGCGACGGACTTATGACGCCGTTTATGGCTGGCGTTCGTCCCTTCTGCTGGTTGTCTTCAGCGGAGCAGGTTTGGCTTTCTTTATCTTTGCCTGGGACAAGGCTACGGGCATCTCTGCCGAGGAAAGAAAAGAAATCGGCATCCTGAAGGCTATCGGGTGGGAAACTTCGGACATACTGTTGATGAAATTCTGGGAGGGAATCGTCATTTCGCTTTGTTCTTTCCTGGCGGGAAGCATCCTTGCCTACTTCCATGTCTTTGCGTCTTCCTCTGCACTATTTCTTCCCGTCCTTAAAGGATGGTCGACCCTCTATCCCACCTTCAGGCTTCAGCCGTCCATCGATTACTGGCAGCTTGCGGTCCTCTTCTTCTTGACGGTGATTCCCTATACCATCGCGACCATTATCCCTTTCTGGCGCGCGGCAACGATCGATCCCGATGTGGCGATGAGGTGA
- a CDS encoding ABC transporter ATP-binding protein: MISVQNVVKIFNGGRPNELRAVREVSLEIGLDQATALVGPSGSGKTTLLSLIGCMARPTSGRIFVKEEEVTSLPERFLAGIRRSTFGFVFQRHNLIKGISVLENVMAPAYPEGEPFPQLRQRALDTLERLNLKQRADAKVEWLSGGEAQRVAIARAMINRPAVMIADEPTAHLDTKLSYDFMSLMKEVKDAGTAVILASHDPIVYGCDLIGRVVELRDGRVVTERNPR, translated from the coding sequence ATGATCTCCGTTCAGAACGTAGTGAAGATCTTCAACGGCGGGCGACCGAACGAGTTGCGCGCGGTCCGGGAGGTTTCCCTGGAGATCGGGTTGGACCAGGCCACGGCCCTGGTGGGACCGAGCGGATCGGGAAAGACGACGCTCCTCTCTTTGATTGGATGCATGGCCCGCCCCACATCCGGCCGCATCTTCGTCAAGGAAGAGGAGGTCACCAGCCTCCCTGAGCGGTTTCTTGCCGGGATCCGAAGATCGACCTTCGGGTTCGTCTTTCAGCGGCACAATCTGATAAAGGGAATTTCCGTGCTGGAGAACGTCATGGCGCCCGCTTACCCCGAGGGGGAACCTTTCCCGCAGCTTCGGCAAAGGGCCCTCGATACCTTGGAGCGGTTGAACCTGAAGCAGCGTGCGGACGCTAAGGTGGAGTGGCTTTCCGGAGGGGAGGCGCAGAGGGTGGCAATCGCTCGCGCCATGATTAACCGTCCAGCCGTCATGATAGCCGATGAGCCGACGGCGCACCTCGATACGAAGTTGTCCTACGACTTCATGTCGCTTATGAAGGAAGTGAAAGACGCCGGGACCGCGGTTATCCTTGCCAGCCACGACCCCATCGTCTATGGCTGCGACCTTATCGGCCGGGTAGTGGAGTTGCGTGACGGGCGGGTAGTGACCGAGAGGAACCCGAGGTGA
- a CDS encoding M23 family metallopeptidase — protein sequence MKALLQYIFALYPPCLVAAALVWLVRGKPRHRLEWALSTATCGSVVAFAFLTAPWALTSYYLRFASLVLFVLAVAYSMRGTKFNDKARHWSRLRFSISLLALLLFVVLDVLAVAAFHQPESALNLSFPLASGNYYVLQGGSSMITNPFHVLGGSRLAFDVVKLNGFGNRADGIAPRSLAAYEIFGERISSPCAGTILFAQDGLPDNAPGRPDVEHPAGNHLVMKCADTELFLAHLKRGTIKVKAGQVVSAGELLGNVGNSGNTLEPHLHISATTGGAERGIVFDNLRLSVNSVVAKGENGAK from the coding sequence GTGAAAGCACTTCTTCAGTACATTTTCGCACTTTACCCGCCATGCCTCGTTGCTGCTGCATTGGTGTGGCTGGTAAGGGGCAAGCCTCGGCACCGGCTTGAATGGGCTCTATCGACCGCAACCTGTGGCAGCGTCGTTGCGTTTGCATTTCTGACTGCCCCCTGGGCGCTTACCAGCTACTACCTGCGTTTTGCTTCCCTGGTTCTGTTTGTTCTCGCAGTTGCCTACTCGATGCGAGGTACGAAGTTCAACGATAAAGCCAGGCATTGGAGCAGGTTGCGCTTTTCTATCTCCCTGCTTGCTCTTCTTCTGTTCGTGGTGCTGGATGTCTTGGCCGTTGCAGCGTTTCATCAGCCGGAAAGCGCCCTCAACCTGTCATTCCCGTTAGCTTCAGGAAATTACTACGTGCTCCAGGGCGGAAGCAGCATGATTACTAATCCGTTTCATGTGTTAGGCGGAAGCAGGCTCGCCTTTGACGTTGTTAAGTTAAACGGTTTCGGCAATCGGGCCGACGGCATTGCTCCCCGCTCCTTAGCTGCCTATGAAATCTTCGGGGAGAGGATATCCAGCCCCTGCGCGGGAACCATCCTGTTCGCTCAGGACGGGTTGCCGGACAATGCACCCGGACGTCCGGATGTGGAACATCCGGCGGGAAATCATCTGGTCATGAAGTGCGCCGACACGGAACTCTTCCTGGCGCATTTAAAGCGCGGCACTATTAAGGTGAAAGCTGGCCAAGTCGTTTCTGCTGGAGAGTTACTAGGTAACGTCGGGAATTCCGGCAACACGCTGGAGCCGCACCTGCACATCAGCGCCACGACGGGCGGGGCTGAGAGAGGGATTGTCTTTGACAACCTGAGACTGTCAGTAAACAGCGTAGTAGCGAAGGGAGAAAACGGGGCTAAGTAA
- a CDS encoding aspartyl protease family protein → MKPFHSRQSLFLICFLLVGLLNTGCSAIKGVSMVRGGSPQSILTNDESVKAEQMAHLLTVKVRIDDSPEDLTFMVDTGALTVIDEQVAKRFAFKDSVTNKVADSAGNKKDVRLVQVNRISVGKAAVSDCAAAVVDMKKFNPKIDGLLGSNFLRFFTVQLDYRNQRVTFLSKSEGRSFDGAMKLPMWKNMKFGFAPTMKCEVDGSVALDCMVDTGHDAIASFPLSTLNKLPHFKSGEYISSNGSMGAGVFGKDRESYLVKTDRIASGPITIENAAIFSNRFEDVMTLGAAYLKNFMVTIDYPASLLYLKPFDDRHLEKEMMSYGFAVSYEKGKAIVSGLWKGSAADKAGLSVGDELIALNGRETAGMSLFDMMQITKSSETLSVSYIKGSSGNKSELTLRKGDLTLLFPRSPS, encoded by the coding sequence ATGAAACCTTTTCATTCTCGTCAGTCACTGTTTTTGATCTGTTTTCTGCTGGTCGGTTTGCTTAATACCGGTTGCTCGGCAATCAAGGGGGTCTCCATGGTTCGGGGCGGCTCGCCTCAGAGCATCTTGACCAACGATGAATCTGTCAAGGCAGAGCAGATGGCCCATCTTCTCACCGTAAAGGTCAGAATCGACGATTCCCCAGAGGATCTGACTTTCATGGTGGATACAGGTGCCCTTACCGTCATAGACGAACAGGTCGCCAAAAGATTCGCGTTCAAGGACTCGGTGACGAATAAGGTTGCAGACTCAGCGGGGAACAAAAAAGACGTTCGCCTGGTTCAGGTGAACAGAATAAGCGTAGGGAAAGCCGCCGTTTCAGACTGCGCAGCTGCTGTTGTCGATATGAAAAAATTCAACCCGAAGATCGACGGCTTGCTCGGTTCCAATTTTCTCAGGTTTTTTACGGTTCAGCTGGATTACCGGAATCAGCGAGTGACGTTCCTGAGTAAATCCGAAGGACGCTCCTTTGACGGTGCGATGAAGTTGCCGATGTGGAAAAACATGAAGTTCGGATTTGCGCCTACCATGAAATGCGAAGTAGACGGCTCGGTAGCTCTCGACTGCATGGTCGATACCGGACACGATGCGATCGCCTCTTTTCCTCTGTCCACCCTCAACAAGCTGCCTCACTTCAAGAGTGGAGAATACATCAGCTCCAACGGCTCGATGGGAGCAGGAGTATTCGGCAAAGACAGAGAAAGCTACTTGGTCAAAACGGATCGAATAGCATCAGGCCCCATAACCATAGAGAATGCGGCGATTTTCTCTAACCGCTTCGAAGATGTTATGACCCTGGGCGCCGCATATCTGAAGAATTTCATGGTGACCATCGATTACCCAGCCTCTCTTCTGTACTTGAAGCCGTTCGACGATCGGCATCTTGAAAAGGAGATGATGTCTTACGGATTCGCAGTCTCTTATGAGAAGGGTAAGGCTATCGTGAGCGGTTTATGGAAAGGGAGTGCCGCAGACAAAGCTGGATTGTCGGTCGGTGACGAACTTATTGCCTTGAATGGCCGCGAGACGGCAGGTATGTCTTTGTTCGACATGATGCAGATAACGAAATCGAGCGAGACCTTGAGTGTTTCCTATATCAAGGGGTCCAGTGGAAATAAATCCGAATTGACCCTCCGCAAGGGGGACTTGACGCTCCTTTTCCCCAGGTCGCCCAGCTGA
- a CDS encoding DUF2461 domain-containing protein, whose translation MIEKFEGFPAGTFQFLRNLNDNNNKQWFELHKSDYQDNVLKPLQSLAAGLGPFMQSLDPDLEVRPALNKTISRIYRDTRFSRDKSPYKTSHWITFKRPRIEWKDYPAYFFEISPDSYRYGMGFYSASRETMDRFRKSIDSKPAKFHSATSFFSSQNVFTIEGDRYKRPLKPGIPAELNDWYNRKSIYLASNQPVTDSFIDKTLISDLVSGFGTIAPLYHYLCKVAAY comes from the coding sequence ATGATAGAAAAATTCGAGGGATTTCCTGCCGGGACGTTCCAATTTCTCAGAAATCTGAACGATAACAACAACAAGCAATGGTTCGAGCTTCATAAATCAGATTACCAGGATAATGTCCTGAAGCCTTTGCAGTCATTGGCAGCTGGACTAGGGCCATTTATGCAGAGCCTCGATCCTGATTTGGAAGTAAGGCCTGCGTTGAACAAGACGATTTCCCGCATCTATCGGGATACGCGGTTCTCAAGGGACAAGTCCCCGTACAAGACAAGTCACTGGATTACCTTCAAGCGGCCGAGGATCGAGTGGAAGGATTACCCGGCGTATTTCTTCGAGATTTCCCCGGACTCTTACCGTTACGGCATGGGCTTCTACAGCGCCAGCCGCGAAACCATGGACAGGTTCAGGAAATCTATAGACTCCAAACCGGCTAAATTCCATTCGGCGACTTCATTCTTCTCAAGCCAGAATGTCTTCACAATCGAGGGCGATAGATACAAGCGCCCCTTGAAGCCCGGCATCCCGGCCGAGTTGAATGACTGGTACAACAGAAAAAGTATTTACCTTGCCAGCAATCAACCAGTTACGGACAGCTTTATCGACAAGACGTTGATCTCGGACTTAGTTTCCGGCTTCGGAACCATCGCCCCTCTCTATCACTACCTCTGCAAAGTGGCCGCATATTGA